A single Patescibacteria group bacterium DNA region contains:
- a CDS encoding PilN domain-containing protein, which produces MSINLAPSQTLEESPFWSKFIHWSTNVGRLVIIATQIAVLAAFFARFLLDRQIINQNEEIKTKKTVILTTQSLENKFKQTQDQLSAIKQIHQNKNYYSAILEELTGKIPPEVSFTRIATSEETLQIKGTSTTPRNFAHFLTMLATSENLKSLALEQARINASGSLDFGLSINLAPEAYQRNKST; this is translated from the coding sequence ATGAGCATAAACCTAGCCCCTAGTCAAACTCTCGAAGAAAGTCCTTTTTGGAGCAAGTTCATTCACTGGTCCACAAATGTCGGTCGCTTAGTTATAATTGCCACCCAAATAGCAGTTCTTGCCGCATTTTTTGCTCGGTTCCTCCTTGACCGCCAAATTATTAATCAAAACGAAGAAATAAAAACAAAGAAAACAGTAATACTCACTACCCAAAGTCTAGAAAATAAATTCAAACAAACCCAAGATCAACTAAGTGCTATAAAACAAATCCACCAAAATAAGAACTATTACTCCGCAATACTTGAGGAACTTACGGGTAAAATACCGCCGGAAGTTTCCTTCACAAGAATTGCTACTAGCGAAGAAACCCTCCAAATAAAGGGTACTTCAACCACACCGCGAAATTTTGCCCATTTTCTCACTATGCTAGCAACCTCCGAAAACTTAAAAAGTCTAGCCTTGGAACAAGCAAGGATAAATGCTAGTGGGTCTCTCGATTTTGGATTAAGCATTAACCTTGCACCAGAAGCTTACCAGCGTAACAAATCTACCTAA
- the lepA gene encoding translation elongation factor 4 has protein sequence MTKLDQQKIRNFAIIAHIDHGKSTLADRLLEKTRTIEPRKMKKQVLDEMELERERGITIKLKAVRVTYKFSPSSKFRISDNKCKLENGKYVLNLIDTPGHVDFSYEVSRSLAACEGALLLVDASQGIQAQTVSNAYKAQDLGLKLIPVVNKVDLDYADPEEIAREMCEHFGFPENEVIFTSGKEGTGTREVLEAIISRIPAPSGDARAPLRALVFDSFYDEHQGVVANVRIVDGSVTNSEKEEQLHLMGSEQEFSPRAFGYFQPQMRPVESLQTGEVGYIATGLKDIKKVQVGDTVTNFKSETRNKKARGIEPLPGYKEPRSVVFAGLYPTRKGKFLELRDALGKLKLNDAALEYKPTSSLALGRGFEVGLLGLLHLDIVKERLEREYELDLIVTAPTVEYKVRTQEEEFTVKNASNLPDKYDEILEPWVVAEIITPYEYIGNVMKLIDEARGEFEKQKHIGEKRVKLVANIPLSEIVSQFYDTLKSASSGFASLEWAFAGFQPVDAGKLEILVNKEVIEPFSRIVISDKAYEIGRRIVKKLKEVLPRKQFSVPLQAAFKGRVIAREDLPAMRKDVTAKLYGGDQTRKDKLLKKQKKGKEKLAQIGSVSVPKDTFREILKD, from the coding sequence ATGACAAAGCTTGATCAACAGAAGATTCGGAATTTTGCAATTATTGCTCACATTGACCATGGAAAATCTACTTTGGCAGATAGACTTTTGGAGAAGACAAGAACCATTGAGCCACGGAAGATGAAAAAGCAGGTTCTGGATGAGATGGAGTTGGAAAGGGAAAGAGGAATAACAATAAAGCTGAAAGCAGTAAGGGTGACTTACAAGTTTTCACCAAGTTCTAAATTCCGAATTTCAGATAACAAGTGTAAGCTGGAAAATGGTAAATATGTTTTGAATCTTATCGATACTCCTGGGCATGTTGATTTTTCTTATGAGGTATCGCGCTCTTTGGCTGCTTGTGAAGGTGCCCTTCTCTTGGTTGATGCATCGCAGGGTATCCAAGCGCAAACTGTTTCCAATGCTTACAAAGCTCAAGATTTAGGGCTGAAGCTTATTCCTGTAGTTAATAAAGTTGACTTGGATTATGCTGATCCCGAAGAGATTGCTCGGGAAATGTGTGAGCATTTTGGGTTTCCAGAAAATGAAGTTATTTTTACTTCCGGGAAGGAGGGTACAGGTACTCGGGAAGTATTGGAAGCTATTATAAGTAGAATTCCCGCACCCTCAGGAGATGCCCGTGCTCCGCTGCGGGCTTTAGTTTTTGATTCTTTTTATGATGAACATCAGGGAGTAGTTGCTAATGTTCGTATAGTTGATGGATCTGTAACCAACTCTGAAAAGGAAGAACAACTTCACCTTATGGGTTCTGAGCAGGAGTTCTCTCCCCGTGCTTTTGGTTATTTTCAGCCGCAAATGCGACCTGTAGAAAGTTTGCAAACTGGGGAGGTTGGATATATTGCTACTGGTTTAAAGGATATAAAAAAGGTTCAGGTAGGAGACACAGTTACAAATTTTAAATCTGAAACTCGAAATAAAAAAGCGAGAGGTATTGAACCGTTGCCGGGGTATAAAGAGCCACGCTCAGTTGTTTTTGCTGGTTTATACCCTACTCGAAAAGGTAAGTTTTTAGAATTGCGAGATGCTTTGGGAAAGCTTAAGCTAAACGACGCGGCTCTGGAGTACAAGCCCACGTCTTCCTTAGCTTTGGGGAGGGGTTTTGAGGTGGGACTTTTAGGACTTTTACATTTGGATATTGTAAAAGAACGGTTGGAGCGCGAGTATGAGCTAGACCTTATTGTTACTGCTCCGACAGTAGAGTATAAAGTGCGAACTCAGGAAGAGGAATTTACAGTTAAAAACGCCTCTAACCTTCCAGATAAGTATGACGAGATTTTAGAACCTTGGGTAGTTGCAGAAATAATAACTCCTTATGAATATATTGGTAATGTAATGAAACTTATTGACGAGGCTAGAGGAGAGTTTGAAAAGCAAAAACATATTGGTGAGAAGAGGGTAAAACTGGTTGCTAACATTCCCCTTTCCGAAATTGTTTCTCAGTTTTACGATACGCTGAAATCAGCTTCTTCTGGTTTTGCTTCTTTGGAATGGGCATTTGCTGGGTTCCAACCTGTAGATGCCGGTAAGCTAGAAATTTTGGTAAACAAGGAAGTAATCGAGCCATTTTCAAGAATTGTCATTTCTGATAAAGCTTACGAAATAGGGCGGAGGATAGTAAAAAAGCTAAAGGAAGTGTTGCCTCGCAAACAATTTTCTGTACCTTTGCAAGCTGCTTTTAAAGGCCGAGTTATTGCTAGGGAGGACCTCCCAGCTATGAGAAAGGATGTCACTGCTAAACTTTACGGTGGAGACCAAACCCGGAAAGATAAACTTCTAAAAAAACAGAAGAAGGGAAAAGAAAAGCTTGCCCAGATTGGATCTGTTTCTGTGCCCAAAGATACTTTTCGAGAAATTTTGAAGGATTAG
- a CDS encoding nucleotide exchange factor GrpE, translating to MNEEKQNQNEKEKKQQETVDYKEKWKRALADYRNLEKRVVKERETLVRFSNRDLILKLLPVLDDLEEAVKKSDDEGYEKILSKLKEVLREAGLEEIDVKGKEFDPSVMEGVQREDTAGETQSPHLPAGKAGSPAPGAAAKEAPGASPAAGEKKIVNKVVRKGYNLHGKLLRPARVVVGNSKS from the coding sequence ATGAATGAGGAAAAACAGAACCAAAACGAAAAAGAAAAGAAGCAGCAAGAAACAGTTGATTACAAAGAGAAGTGGAAGCGGGCGTTGGCGGATTACCGTAACCTCGAAAAGCGCGTTGTTAAAGAAAGGGAAACTCTGGTGCGGTTTTCTAATCGCGACCTTATTTTAAAACTTTTACCAGTGCTGGACGATTTGGAGGAAGCTGTGAAAAAAAGTGACGATGAGGGATATGAGAAGATTTTGAGTAAGCTAAAAGAGGTTTTAAGGGAGGCGGGTTTGGAGGAGATTGATGTTAAAGGAAAGGAGTTTGATCCAAGCGTTATGGAAGGTGTTCAAAGGGAAGATACCGCTGGGGAAACTCAGTCGCCGCACCTGCCTGCTGGCAAGGCAGGTTCCCCAGCCCCTGGGGCTGCGGCCAAAGAAGCCCCAGGGGCTTCTCCTGCGGCGGGAGAGAAAAAAATTGTTAACAAAGTGGTTCGGAAAGGGTATAATTTACATGGCAAATTATTACGTCCAGCAAGAGTAGTGGTAGGAAATTCGAAATCATAA
- the murJ gene encoding murein biosynthesis integral membrane protein MurJ, with amino-acid sequence MIVQFLKNGKKLLTRRETGILSAAFFIMLTVFASRFLGLVRDRLLTGFFGAGSELGVFWAAVEIPDTIFYILGSAVFSSSFIPIFTDYLEEADDFGSSLICKNNSSNWSEAWEMGGAVLRLALLIFFVLGGVIFIFSKPISKLVAPGFDTTEISLMSGLVRVMTLAQFFFVLSYFLTSVLQSFQRFFLPALASFLYNLGVVLGTILLTPRLGIWGPAWGMVFGAVLHFAIQVPLAVKFGFSFGSFWGRLMHPGVKRVLRITIPRVIALLGDKLSLIVQVSLASLIPTLDSVSNVAVLTFARHLELVPIGLFGVSFSQATLPSLSRNRCAGKIKEFKEVFSSSFRKTFFLVAPAAIILLVLRIPAVRLAFGAKRFSWKATVLTGYTVAFFSLGIVFYSALHLLKRAFYALEEARTPVYTSLIFTAFGIFVAWLLTQVLDFGVWAIPLALSVSGALQAVLLFILLERRLGAFDREKLFVPVTKIGWATLFSGIVLYLPMRYLDKLIFDTTRVLGLVLLTGIAGFFGMVVYLVLTWVLDVKETKLFLEYLLSRLRRLGVRV; translated from the coding sequence GTGATTGTCCAATTTTTAAAGAATGGGAAAAAGCTATTGACGCGTCGGGAGACAGGTATTCTTTCTGCTGCATTCTTTATTATGCTAACAGTTTTTGCCTCTCGGTTTCTGGGTTTGGTTCGAGACCGCCTTTTGACCGGGTTTTTTGGAGCTGGTTCGGAGTTAGGTGTTTTTTGGGCTGCTGTTGAGATTCCCGATACTATTTTTTACATTTTGGGTTCCGCGGTTTTTTCTTCTTCTTTTATTCCAATTTTTACTGACTACTTGGAAGAAGCTGATGATTTTGGTTCTAGTCTTATATGTAAAAACAACTCATCCAATTGGAGTGAGGCTTGGGAAATGGGTGGGGCAGTTTTAAGGCTTGCTTTGTTAATTTTCTTTGTTTTAGGTGGAGTAATTTTTATCTTTTCCAAGCCCATATCTAAGTTGGTTGCTCCTGGCTTTGATACCACGGAAATTTCCTTAATGAGCGGTTTGGTGCGGGTAATGACGTTGGCTCAATTTTTCTTTGTCTTAAGTTATTTTTTAACTAGTGTTCTCCAATCTTTTCAAAGGTTCTTTCTTCCTGCGCTGGCTTCTTTTCTCTACAATTTAGGGGTTGTGCTAGGTACAATCTTGCTAACTCCTCGCCTTGGCATTTGGGGTCCTGCTTGGGGTATGGTTTTTGGGGCAGTTCTTCATTTTGCGATTCAAGTTCCTTTAGCTGTAAAATTCGGTTTTAGTTTTGGGAGTTTTTGGGGAAGATTAATGCATCCCGGAGTAAAAAGAGTTTTAAGAATAACTATACCTAGAGTGATAGCTTTACTTGGAGACAAGCTAAGTCTGATTGTGCAGGTAAGTTTGGCGTCACTTATTCCTACCTTGGATAGTGTTTCTAATGTAGCTGTCCTTACTTTTGCTCGACACTTGGAACTTGTACCAATTGGGCTTTTTGGAGTTAGTTTTTCCCAGGCAACATTGCCGTCACTTTCACGCAATCGTTGTGCAGGTAAGATAAAGGAGTTTAAAGAGGTATTTTCCTCATCCTTCCGAAAAACATTTTTCTTGGTAGCTCCTGCAGCTATTATTTTGTTGGTACTAAGGATACCAGCTGTTCGGTTGGCTTTTGGTGCCAAGCGGTTTTCTTGGAAAGCTACTGTTCTTACTGGTTATACTGTAGCTTTCTTTTCTCTGGGAATTGTTTTTTATTCTGCTCTTCATCTTCTGAAGCGTGCTTTTTATGCTTTAGAGGAGGCTAGAACTCCTGTTTATACTAGTTTAATTTTTACAGCATTTGGGATATTTGTGGCGTGGCTTTTAACTCAGGTTTTGGATTTTGGTGTGTGGGCAATCCCATTAGCTTTGTCAGTAAGCGGCGCTCTTCAAGCTGTTTTGCTGTTTATCTTGTTGGAAAGGAGATTGGGCGCTTTTGACCGGGAAAAGTTGTTCGTGCCCGTAACAAAAATTGGTTGGGCAACTCTCTTTTCTGGAATAGTTTTGTACTTGCCTATGCGTTATCTAGACAAGTTGATTTTTGATACAACTCGCGTGCTAGGACTAGTGTTGTTGACTGGGATAGCAGGCTTTTTTGGGATGGTTGTGTATTTGGTCTTAACTTGGGTATTGGATGTGAAAGAAACAAAATTGTTTTTGGAATATTTGCTTTCTCGCTTGCGGCGCTTAGGTGTTCGAGTTTAA
- the pilO gene encoding type 4a pilus biogenesis protein PilO, with the protein MAKFAWKYKRKYFRRQQREAYTMLGLTLLSLIIFGIFAIRPALVTIVKLKRKISEQRKVIEQLDQKIKNLSKAQSELLKIQADLPKIERSLPYGKSTSQLLENLYSTAELNQMKLEYLNFTAAEKTTVKVPNNKIKVMKVPYYLQLRGPYTSFLKYLNETQNSLRQTNIKTLNAKRGYQTAQESYNLEFESFFYTNE; encoded by the coding sequence ATGGCTAAATTTGCATGGAAATACAAAAGGAAATATTTTCGTCGCCAACAAAGAGAAGCCTACACCATGTTGGGACTAACCCTTTTATCCCTTATTATTTTTGGAATTTTTGCCATCCGCCCTGCTCTTGTCACTATAGTCAAACTAAAAAGAAAAATAAGCGAACAAAGAAAAGTTATAGAGCAGCTGGATCAAAAAATAAAAAATTTGTCAAAAGCACAATCGGAACTCTTGAAAATCCAAGCTGACTTGCCAAAGATCGAGAGAAGCTTGCCCTACGGTAAAAGCACGTCCCAATTACTGGAAAACCTTTATTCCACTGCAGAATTAAACCAAATGAAATTGGAGTACCTAAACTTTACTGCTGCAGAAAAAACTACAGTAAAAGTACCCAACAACAAAATAAAAGTAATGAAAGTTCCTTACTATCTACAACTGCGTGGGCCTTACACCTCATTTCTTAAATATCTCAACGAAACGCAAAATTCTCTCCGGCAAACCAACATCAAAACTCTAAATGCAAAAAGAGGCTATCAGACAGCACAAGAAAGCTACAACTTAGAGTTTGAATCTTTTTTCTATACCAATGAGTAA
- the rpsT gene encoding 30S ribosomal protein S20, protein MAHLKSSKKRERQTERRTKINRKWKDKIATLAKKVRKSEQGKKIEESKEELLINAQKTLDKAASKGVIHKKKAARLKSKWSKKLNSAKSN, encoded by the coding sequence ATGGCTCATCTCAAATCCAGCAAGAAAAGAGAACGTCAGACTGAACGTCGAACAAAGATAAACAGAAAGTGGAAGGACAAAATTGCCACACTAGCAAAGAAGGTTAGAAAGTCAGAACAAGGGAAAAAAATAGAGGAATCAAAAGAAGAATTGTTAATAAATGCCCAAAAAACTCTTGACAAAGCTGCTTCAAAAGGTGTAATCCACAAGAAAAAAGCTGCGCGACTAAAGTCGAAGTGGAGCAAGAAACTAAACAGTGCTAAAAGCAACTAG